ctgcctgtcGGGGTCctagctgctggccctgctcagcccgctgccggcctgggttcggcagccggctgagtggggccggtggctaggacccggcaggcagcagcatgccattaaaaatcggttcttgtgccatctttggcacgcgtgccagaggttgccaacccctgccttATACATAATGCATAGTATTCAGGACCAAATTCATGTAACAGatttcagaatttggctcaaagaCTCTAATTACGTTACatactatttctcaaataatacaaCACAACACTGTTTTCCCCCCTAGAACCTTGAAACGTGCATCTTGTAAGGTATGCAGTGAGGGCTTGATCCCTGACACCtatggaaaggcttccattgacatcaatgggcattggattagGCCCTGTGAAGCCCATTCACTACATATCTTCAGGCAtacacaagggggcagagttagaGGAATGACGGTTttatggttaaagcactggactgggactcaggagatctggctctGGATTCAAGTTTCCagcagactccctgtgtgacagaCTCCCTCtgactctctctgtgcctccattctccatttgtaaaataaaaattatactttctttctcccaccttctctctcttgtctatttagattgtgagttcTTGAGGGCAGGGATTATCTCTCACTAGATGTTCATGCAGCACCTAACGTGATGGGGCCTTGGTCTTGGTACAGGCTGCTAGGTACTactttaatacaaaaataaataataattagcatTACATGTGTAACTTTAATTTTGTCATTTCCTAATATCTGAGTGCTCAAGTGTGCAACCTGCATGATAGTATGTGGGGGAAgggatttggaatgaaaaaatgGCAAAAACATATACTTGAAAAGGTACAAAACTGATGaagttttcagatatttaaaatatgaaatggcAATATAGGAAAAACACAATGCATTTTCCTAAGAAGAAAATAtctaaagtatattttaaatatcaaatGTATATTAGCAATTTGGCAAACCAATTCAGATTCCATTTGGTACAGGAATCCACTGATAATGAAGTTATTTAGTATCAGTGCACTGGAAGAATATGTATATTGGATGATGCCTTGATTATGTGTCAATTTCATTCTGCCAAATCCCTTGGTTGGCCATTAGCTGCTTTTGATCACTAAATCAAGTAAGCTTTGGCAAGAGGTCCTCCATTTCACTTTGCAATGGACAGGCTGAGTAATAAACAGCATTTATGGATTCCTTCGGCCTTGCCACCAGCAACAGGTATCCTTGTCTTTGAAGACACGGTGGACACAGAACATGAGCAAACTGAGAAAAGGTTGAATACAGGCAGTAGTCCAACCAACCATCAAGCAGAAAGGACTATGATGACACtaccaaaaagagagaaaaggaaattaGTCTTGATCCACAGTAAGGAATCTGGGCTGAGACATCTGTGGCCCACATACAGAAAACCTTTGGGCCTAGAGGTCTTCAGGGACACCTTTCCTAGTACAAGCTGcctattgttatttattttatgatTTAAATGCCAGcagtgtgctgggtgctgtataaaACACTAACTGACAACGGTCCTAGCCCTGGAACATTTGCACTATACAACAAAGATAGAGAGAATACAAGACACAGCAGGAAGCCTCTTTGGAGGATTATTCTTAATATATAATTAGCTGATTAAAGCTTACCTTCTTAGTCCACTGGTAGAAGTGCTTCTCAGTGGCTGCCTTATTGCAACTCAAAGCTTTCACAATCTGGCTCTCAGAATTGCGTTTTTCAATGTCTGGATTATTCCCGACATCCACAAGAAACTCAAACCTGCTGTGGAATTGAAAGAGAGGAAGGGATGGCCTTCAAGAATGTGTACCTCCTAAGGTGAGTCAGGGTCGTCATGGCACATTTATTATCCCAGAGCTGGGAGGTTATGGCAGGAGCATTGCAGCTATTGTATCTATTGTTTGAGATCCTAGAACTATTGTTAATGACACTTACCTCTCATGGGTCCAGAAAAATGGATGGTGGATCAAGTCTCCTAACTGAACTGTGTTTCCTCCATGGGGGGAGACCAAACTTCTTATGAGATCTTCAATCTCCATGTGACCCTGCAAATCCGTTGGACATCTTGCAGCCACATCCTCTCCATCAGGTCCATCAAAAGGGACCTCACCCCTTGTTACAACATATAGGACCAACCTTCCGAGTGCCTGAGCAGGAGAACAAGCATCAGAATATTTCACTTCCAGAGCCAAAACCTCCAGCAGAGAGAGCAtatagggtttgatcctgctctCCTTGAGTTCAGAAGAAGCAGTACTGAGCTCATAATCCGCATAGATTCAGTTATATGTTCATcctatgggccaaattttcttTGTTCTGCTATTCTCAAGAAACAGCAAGTACAGGGTCTTTACCAAAAATAGGTATATGAATTGATAATATCTCCCACTTACAGTATCCCTTAAAAGAAGCTGTTTTGATACTGAAATCAAGGTtgttgggctttttaaaaaaatgctgcatGTAAAATAATGGAATCCGTGGATCAAGGTTAAGGTTGTTGTGTTGTAatgaaatatacatttctttagaCTAAGAAAGAATAACGTGCTTACGTTTATTACATGGGTGTAAGATGTTATGATGTTTTAACTATTCACTTCCTTGCTGTTAAAGGTTTGGGTTTTGTAAATGATATGGTAGTTAAATAAATTGTTGATACTTAGCAACCTtcactgtttttttctgtttgggaGTTGGATGAACAATTGAACCAGTGGATTAACAATTGAACCAGTGGATGAACTGCTTTGCCTCTGGTGTATTCCCATAGGCCTAAATCCTGCAAAGGTTAACACGTGTGCTTAACTTCACACACCGTGAgtgatgccactgaagtcaattggattgTGGCCTAAGGCCTATTTTATGTATCTGTTACTCTTCCTTTATTGTGCATGTAATATAAGGAAATGACTTGTCCTTCAACAGTTTTATTTATCTTTTCTCAGTGAGTAGGTTGCAACCCCAGGGAGTCCTGAAAGGTAACCAGGGGTGTCATGAGGCATTGAAATTTTTAATTAgaatctaaagcaaagaaaatctcactccCAATTCACCTTACCCTTCAAAATCAAGTATTCTCTGTCAacctctcaaaacacacacacaaataaatttaTATAAGCTTAGCATTATCATCGATACTTTTTTATCCTTACATTTACTATAAAAGTAACGAGGTTGCaacatttttttaactttccaTAGGAAGTTGTCAACCTGAAAAGGTGGAGAAACATTGATCTACACTTAAAGAAACTAAAAATTAACTTAGCTATAGCTTTGCAGCCAATTTTTGTCTGTTTCATTTGAAGTGAACACTAATAAATACATTACAGCAGTCAGCCCAGTTGCAGCTTAGAACATGCTGGCCATTTCAACCAGAATAGCAGAGATCCTCTTGTCAGATTAGTGCACATTGTAAATAGCAACTTGCAATAGCTCAGAGGAAAAAGTCTTCAATGTTCACCTCTTGTAATACCCAAAGGCCTTGCTTCTGATGGGGAAAAATATCCTTTTCTattaaaaattccattttcctAGGAGCTATGTCAATTTCTTGTGATCTATGGCAAGAAGCTGACCAGCTCCTGGTCAAATTGCCCATATGCTGCAGTGTGCTGTAGGTGTCACGGCCACTGTATTTTTATATcaagtttaaaataaactgaaaacaaGATACATAGAAAagactatgggccagattgtcTCCATCTGTGTGAAAAGCA
This window of the Eretmochelys imbricata isolate rEreImb1 chromosome 8, rEreImb1.hap1, whole genome shotgun sequence genome carries:
- the LOC144268676 gene encoding 2-5A-dependent ribonuclease-like — protein: MEIEDLIRSLVSPHGGNTVQLGDLIHHPFFWTHESRFEFLVDVGNNPDIEKRNSESQIVKALSCNKAATEKHFYQWTKKIDQDVLKNMEKRRPYEDTVTDLLRLIRNVGAHYGGKPQWA